In Klebsiella aerogenes, the DNA window GCCTTCGAAGGGCTCTATGTGAAAATGCAGCGTTTCATCCGGCATCAGCCAGCCCTGCTCATCCATCTTCAACGTAATAGCGGCGATTTCCAGCAGGGCGTCGGTTTTGGCATTAAACCCGGCGGTCTCAACATCAATTACCACAGGATAAAAACCGCGAAAACGGCCGCACAGACCATTAAGTTGAGCGTTCTCGGACATCAGATTCTCTTAGCTGGAAAAAAGTAGCGCGCATTATGGCAAATTTTGCCGCGCCTTCGAAGGGCTCTATGTGAAAATGCAGCGTTTCATCCGGCATCAGCCAGCCCTGCTCATCCATCTTCAACGTAATAGCGGCGATTTCCAGCAGGGCGTCGGTTTTGGCATTAAACCCGGCGGTCTCAACATCAATTACCACAGGATAAAAACCGCGAAAACGGCCGCACAGACCATTAAGTTGAGCGTTCTCGGACATCAGATTCTCTTAGCTGGAAAAAAGTAGCGCGCATTATGGCAAATTTTGCCGCGCCTTGCAGCAGGAAGGGGATAAAACAACGGGCGCGCGTGCGCCCGGGATAACTTAATTGCCGAGACCTTTCCCGGCATCTTTCTCTTCGATAAGCTCGATTTTGTAGCCGTCCGGATCTTCAACGAACGCGATAACCGTGCTGCCGCCTTTCACCGGGCCAGCTTCGCGGGTGACGTTGCCGCCGTTCTGGCGAATACGTTCGCAGGCTTCTGCCGCGTTGTCGACGCTCAGCGCGATGTGACCGTATGCGCTGCCGAGTTCGTATTGATCCACGCCCCAGTTATAGGTCAGCTCAATAACCGCGGTATCGCTCTCTTCGCCGTAGCCGACGAAAGCCAGCGAGTATTTATACTCAGGGTTTTCGCTGGTGCGCAGCAGCTTCATGCCCAGGACGTTGGTGTAAAACTCGATAGAACGTTGCAGGTCGCCAACGCGTAGCATGGTGTGAAGTAAGCGCATAATATCCCCTATGCAGTTTGTTTGGTACATCAGAGTCTTGAGTATAGCGGCGATGGTACGCCGCTATCAATGGAGGGATTACAGCGTCGGATAATCGGTATAACCTTCCGCGCCGCCGCCGTAGAAGCTTTCCGGGCGCTGCGGGTTCAGCGCCGCTTTTTTCTGCAGACGCGCGACCAGATCCGGGTTGGCGATGTAATCGCGGCCAAAGGCCACGGCATCGATCAGCCCTTTGTTGATAAGGTCGTTGGCTTTTTCCACCGTATAGGCGCCTGCGCCGATAATCGCGCCAGGGAAGCGGTCACGAACTTTTTGGCGGAACGCGTCGCTGTATGGCTGGCCGCCAGCCCAGTCCGGTTCGGACATATGCAGATAGGCGATACCACGTTTAGCCAGCTGTTCAATCAGATACAGCGCATCGGCTTCTTCGTCAGGGCCGTTATCGACGTTCTGGAAACTGCCAATCGGCGACACGCGGATACCGATACGGTCAGCGCTCCACTCTTTGCTTACGGCGTCGACGACGTCGAGCACCAGGCGAGCGCGATTCTCCACGCTGCCGCCGTACTGGTCGGTACGCTGGTTAGAGGATGGCGACAGGAACTGGTGCAGCAGATATCCGTGCGCGGAGTGCAGTTCAACCAGATCGAAACCAGCATCGCGGGCGTTGCCTACCGCCTGGCGGAAATCGTCAACGATCCCCGGGATTTCGCTGGTCTCCAGCGCGCGCGGCATGGAGGTATCGGCGCGAATCGCGTGCCCGTTTTCATCGCGCAGGGAGGTGCGGGTGCCAGCGCTCAGCGCCGATGGCGCCACCGGCGCCGCGCCACCTGGCTGCAGACTGTTATGCGAAATACGCCCGGTGTGCCACAGTTGGACGGCAATATGGCCGTTTTCAGCATGTACCCCAGCAGTGATTTTCTGCCATGCGGCGATTTGTTCAGGGCTGTGCAGGCCCGGCGCGCCGGCATAACCTTTCGCCTGAGCGGAAATCTGCGTCGCTTCGGAGATAATCAACCCGGAGCTGGCGCGCTGGCGATAGTATTCCGCCATCAGCGGAGTAGGGATGTCGCCTGGCTCGATGCTGCGCAGACGCGTCAGCGGCGCCATGAATACGCGATTAGGTACGGTAATCGCACCTACTTTCAATGGGTTGAACAATTTGGATTCCGACATAATGGCTCCTGAGTAGACCGGTCGTCTTGTAACCTGTTAAATAAAAGCGCCTTTAAATCGCAGGCGCTGCAATGATCTGTTTGGCGTGGGCAAGGGCGCTTTCCAGCGGCGTTGCGCTACGCGTAATTTTGGCCTGCAGATTGGCGCCGAGCCACAGTGAATACAGCACCTGCGACAGGGTGATGGCGTCGCCATCAAACTGCAGACTGCCTTCCCGGCGGCCTTTCTCCAGCGCTTCGCCCAGTAGAGCGATAATCTGGCTGGCGCCTTTATCCATCGCGGTACGCATATCTTCCGACAGGTCGCAGACTTCCGCCGATAGCTTAACGGTTAGACAGCCGCTGATCATGCCCTGCTGGTAAAACTGATTCAGCGTGTGCTGGTAATAGGCCAGCAGGCGATCGCGATAGTTGCCTTCTCCGTGATCGAAGTGCTCGACCAGATGCTGCAGATATCCGGTGTAGTGATGTTCGAGCAGCGTGACGCCGAAGGCTTCTTTGGAGCGAAAGTAATGATAGAAAGAGCCCTTAGGCACTTCCGCCGTTTTCAAAAGTTCGCTTAAACCCATTCCGGTAAAACCACGATGCATGCACAACTGCTCGCCGGTGGCCAGAATATGTTCTCGGGTATCGCATTCGCTATGTCTGTTCATGCGGCTCACTGTAGTAGACCGATTGGTCTAATGCAAGCAAAATGATCGCCGTTCATGGTTAGCAGAGGTAACAAAAGTTGCGCACTGGCGATGAAACGTCTTCAATGAGAGACAGAGAGAACGAACAGGAGAGCGGTGGTGGCAGAGCAGCTGGAGTTTTTCCCGGTACAAAGTCCGTGCCGGGGAATTTGTCAGTCCGACGATCGCGGTTATTGCCGTGGCTGCTTTCGCAGCCGTGATGAGCGTTTCAACTGGCAAAAAATGAGCGATGCGCAGAAACAAGATGTTCTGCGTCTGTGTCGCCAGCGTCTGCTGCGTAAAATTCGCTCGACTAAGCAGGAGCCAGCGGAAGAACCGCAGCAACCCTCACTGTTTTAAGGATAAATGTGCGTATACTCAGAACACTTTTTTGTTGAGGAAGCGTTTATGGTTCAGCGTATTGCTATGGCTCCGCAGGGGCCGGAATTTTCACGTTTTGTTATGGGCTACTGGCGTCTGATGGACTGGAATATGTCTGCCGAGTCGCTGGCGGGCTTTATTGAGCAGCACCTGGATCTGGGGATTACCACCGTCGACCACGCCGATATTTACGGCGATTATCGGTGTGAAGCCACTTTTGGCGAAGCGTTGAAACGCGTGCCGCATCTGCGTAGCCGTATGGAAATTGTCAGCAAATGCGGGATTGCGACCAAAGCGCGCGCGGAAAACGCGATTGGCCACTATATTACCGACCGCGACCACATTATCCTCAGCGCCGAACAATCTCTGCGTAATCTGGCGACCGATCATCTCGATCTCCTGCTGATCCACCGCCCGGATCCGTTGATGGATGCCGATGACGTCGCTGAAGCCTTTATGGCCCTGCATCATAGCGGGAAGGTGCGCCATTTTGGCGTCTCTAACTTTACGCCTGCGCAGTTTACGTTATTGCAATCGCGTCTGCCGTTCACCCTGGCGACTAACCAGGTTGAGTTGTCGCCGGTACATCAGCCGCTGTTGCTTGACGGCACCCTTGATCAACTGCAGCAGTTGCGTATTCGTCCTATGGCCTGGTCCTGTCTCGGCGGCGGGCGCCTGTTCAACGAAGAGAGCTTCCAGCCGCTGCGCGACGAACTGGCGCAAGTGGCTCAGGAACTTAATGCCGAAAGCATCGAACAGGTCGTGTATGCCTGGGTGCTGCGCCTGCCGTCAAAACCGTTGCCGATTATCGGCTCGGGTAAAATCGAGCGTGTGCGTTCGGCGATTGTGGCGGAAAAACTGAATATGACGCGCCAGCAGTGGTTCCGTATTCGTAAAGCCGCGCTGGGTTACGACGTGCCGTAAGCCACATTGGGCCTCCGGATCCGGTTTCCTGGTTTACACTTATCAGGGATAAAGCCAATCCGGAGGTGTTATGCAACGATGTATCCTCGCAATGCTTTCCCTCGCATTTTGCGCTGGCGCTCAGGCCGCCAGTGAAGATGTCACGCTCAATCTCGTGACCAGCCAAAGTGTCGGTCAGGCTATCGGCAGCGTTAACATTACTGAAACCGATAAAGGTCTTGAGTTTACCCCTGATTTACGGGCGCTTCCGCCCGGCAAACACGGCTTTCATATTCATGCCGAAGGTAGCTGCCAGCCAGCGATAAAAGACGGTAAAGCGGTGGCGGCCGGGGCAGCCGGGGGCCATTTCGACCCACAGCATACCGGCAAACATGAAGGGCCGTTAGGCGCAGGCCACCTTGGCGATTTGCCGTTGCTGGTGGTGAATGCTGATGGTGTGGCTAACCAGCCGGTGGTTGCGCCGCGTTTGAAAACCCTGGCGGAAGTGAAAGGGAAAGCGCTGATGGTGCATGTCGGCGGTGATAATATGGCCGACAGTCCGCAGCCGCTGGGCGGCGGCGGCGAACGCTTTGCCTGTGGGGTGATTAAGTAGTTCTTTCGGTGATGGTGCCCGCTATCGGCGCCTGCTCCAGCTGCGATAGCGAGCAGTACAACCGCCAGATAATTGCCGCCAGCTCCTTTGCCGCCGGTTGGTGGTGGTGGCTGAGGGTGTCGCAAATCCGCTGCAGTTCCTGCAGGGTGGAGGCCAGAGGCCGCTGCTGGACGCCGCGCTCGCTCATTACGTCGCGCAACAGGCTGATGCACATGTCGCGCACCTGTGATAACGGGTCAGAGCGTGTCTCCCATTCACGTAGCTGCCAGACCACGTGCGAACAGTTAAGTAGCACCACGCCCCAGCGTAGCAGCCAGCGACGCGCCAGCGCGTCCTGACTGTTACTTAACTGACTAATGTGGTGATAGACCAGCGATTCAAACTCATGTTCGCTATGCTGCGGATGGCGGCTTAGCTGATCGACAAAGTGACGCCGTAACGCACGAATATGGCGACGGCTCTTGCGCGCGTCTGAACCAGGGCTGATAACCGCAAAGGCCAGCCAGGCAAGGCCTACGCCGATGATTTTGCCGAGGTTATCATTAAGAAACGACGCAAAATCATAAACCGGCGGGTTAGTGACTGAAATGAACGATCCCATGAATACAATGAGCTGTCCCCATAAACCGGCGAGCTTCGGCATTTGCAATTTTAATAGCTGCATGGTGATCAGTAGCGGAAAAAGGAACAGTAAAAACTGCCACAGATCGGTTATCTGCACCATCAAGCCAAACTTGACGACGAAGCTGAAAAGCGACAACAGCACCAGGGTGCGCATCAGCAAGGTGAGCGACTTGAAGGGCGACGGCGACACCGAATAAAGCACGCAGCTAATGGCGGCGAGCGTTAGCGCGGCGGCGCATGCTTCCCACTGAGTACTGATTCCCCAGGCGCCGACGGCGACCAGCGCGCAGAAGGTCCGCAATCCATTCCATAACGCTTCCGCCTGATCGGTATGACGTGACAGTGCGGGCGCCGAAGGGACATTGAATTCGGTAATGGCGCTGGCATTCTCAATACGGCGGATCCAGCGGCTACTCTCAAGGTAAATACGGCAGAAATAACGCAGACGCTTCCAGAATGCCAGATGGCGGTAGTCGGCGTTGGGGCCGGGCGCTAGCGGCACCAGGAGTCGCGCCACGCTATAGGTATCGGCTCGCGGGTTGGTTAATTCACTGAGCAACGCTTCCAGCGTCAGGCGAGTATTGTCCGGCGCATCCGGCCAGTTCAGTAACATCCGCCGTAGACTGGAGATGACGCTGGTCATCCGCAGTTGCTGATGCAGCAGATAGTTCAGTAGCGGGTTTTGCCGACGGAAACGGTAGTGGCTCCAGAAGGCTTGAATACGCAACAGGTTCATGGTCAGGATTTGACCAATTACGCTTTCATGAGCGGCGCGGATCGCATCGGTGGTTTCCGGAACCCAGAGTAGGCTGGCGTGCTCCAGCAGCCGGGCGTGCATATTTTTCAGCGCAGTCAGCAGCGTGGTGCCATCCGAGGTGCTGGGCAGTATCATCATCATAAAGCCGCCGCACAATATCCCGACGATGACTTCACATACCCGCGACTGGGCGATGGTCCACAGCTCGTTGACGTCGGTAATGTTGATAACCGGGAAGGCGATGATAGCGCAGGTATAGCCTGCCAGTTGGAAGGCGTAAGCGACGTTATTGGTAAACATCGCGCAGGCCCAGGTACACAGGGCAATCCACGCGGAGATGCTGAATAAGAATAGCCACGGGTCGTTAAGCGTATGACCCGCCAGCAGCAGCGCAGCGCAGGCGCCAAGCAGGCTGCCGGCAATTCGACCAAAGCTCTTACTGATCACGCCGCCGACGGTCGGGAAGCTGACAACCGCCGCTGAAGTCATCGCCCAGTAAGGCTCATCGAGATTCAGCGCATAGGCGATACTTAACGCCAGACACATGGCGATGCCGTTGCGCAACGCGTAGCGCCACTGCGGGCGGCTGGTTTTAAACCACGGCAGTGATTGCCAGCGCAGAGCCTGGAGCTTCATCACTGTCCGCCAATCGATACGGTACAGGTGGTGCCTGAAACCAGCGTGATGTCCGCAGGGAGTTTGTCGAATTCAATACGTACCGGTACGCGCTGCGCCAGACGGACCCAGGGAATATTCGGCTTGATATTGGCGACCAGCTCTGAACCGCCCTCGACGCTCTGGTCAACAATGGCTCGGCCAATACTGGATACGTGACCCTGTAACGTTTTTTTACTGCTATAGAGAATCACCTGAGCGCTATCGCCCTCGCGAATATGACGCAGCTTTGTCTCTTCGAAATAGCCCAATACATAGAAGGAGTGGCTATCAACCAGGGCAAATACCGGATGGCCGACGGTGGCGTAATCGCCGACTCGTGTTGACAGGTTGGTTATCCAACCGTCTACCGGGGCTTTAATTTCGGTTTGCGTTTGCTGCCATTGCGCGTGTTCCAGTGCGGCCTGCGCGACGCCAACCATGGCTTTTGCAGCCTCAAGATTCGTATTGGCAGTATTCAACGCGGTATTGACGCTCTCCATATCTTCAGTGGAAATGAAGTTTTGCGACAGGCTGCGACGGCGGGCGACGTCGCTGGCGGCTTTACTTTGCTCCGCTTTGGTTTTTGCCAACCCGGCTTTTGCTTTTGCCAGTTGCGCCTGCGCATTCAACACCGCAATACGGTATGGCGTATCGTCAATACGAAACAGGACGTCGCCAGCTTTGACCAGTTGGTTATCTTTTACATTCAACTGCAGAATACTGCCGGAGACCTGTGGAGTGATGCCAACCTGTTCGGCGCGGATTTTACCATCTCGGGTCCACGGTGATTGGGTGTAATAGTTCCATACCAGCCAGGCAGCGATGATAGCGATGGCGGCAATAATCAAGGTCGATAGATATTTTAGTTTCTTCATCAGTGAGCATCACAAGAGAGTCAGGAGAACCAGCGCCAGGCAAACGGATAACGCGAACAGGGAAAGGTCCATTAGCAGGGGATGCCAGATTTCGCCGGCGTACATCCAGTCTCGCAGCTGACGATGAGCGATTAACCAAATGAAGAAACCGAGTACGACGGCTTTAAATAACGGAGGAAAATAGATAGATGCGCCGAACACCAGGTCCTGTAGCGACAATCCGGGAGTGTTAAGACTCAGTTTCACAAGCAAAAATCCTTTGCCGTTGCAGGGATAATGTTCTGGCCATGAATATGTTCACATTGTAAATCATTGTCTTGATTTTAGTGAATCAAGTAATTCATTTGTTTTGATAATTTAAATGCTGCACACTATTCTAAAAGTAGTATAATAACTTAGCAAGCTAATTATAAGGAGATGAAATTGGAATCGCCACTTGGTTCTGATCTGGCACGTTTGGTACGCGTTTGGCGCGCGCTGATCGACCATCGCCTGAAACCTCTGGAGTTAACACAGACGCACTGGGTCACGCTGCATAACATTCATCAGCTACCTCCTGAGCAGTCGCAAATCCAGTTGGCCAAGGCCATTGGTATCGAACAGCCTTCTTTGGTGCGCACGCTGGATCAACTGGAGGAGAAAGGGCTTATTTCTCGCCAGACGTGTGCAAACGATCGCCGGGCGAAACGTATCAAACTTACGGAAAAAGCTGAACCGCTGATCAATGAAATGGAAGAAGTGATCGGCAAAACGCGTGATGAAATCCTTGCT includes these proteins:
- the gloA gene encoding lactoylglutathione lyase; amino-acid sequence: MRLLHTMLRVGDLQRSIEFYTNVLGMKLLRTSENPEYKYSLAFVGYGEESDTAVIELTYNWGVDQYELGSAYGHIALSVDNAAEACERIRQNGGNVTREAGPVKGGSTVIAFVEDPDGYKIELIEEKDAGKGLGN
- a CDS encoding DUF1289 domain-containing protein; this translates as MVAEQLEFFPVQSPCRGICQSDDRGYCRGCFRSRDERFNWQKMSDAQKQDVLRLCRQRLLRKIRSTKQEPAEEPQQPSLF
- the sodC gene encoding superoxide dismutase [Cu-Zn] SodC, which encodes MQRCILAMLSLAFCAGAQAASEDVTLNLVTSQSVGQAIGSVNITETDKGLEFTPDLRALPPGKHGFHIHAEGSCQPAIKDGKAVAAGAAGGHFDPQHTGKHEGPLGAGHLGDLPLLVVNADGVANQPVVAPRLKTLAEVKGKALMVHVGGDNMADSPQPLGGGGERFACGVIK
- a CDS encoding FUSC family protein; this translates as MKLQALRWQSLPWFKTSRPQWRYALRNGIAMCLALSIAYALNLDEPYWAMTSAAVVSFPTVGGVISKSFGRIAGSLLGACAALLLAGHTLNDPWLFLFSISAWIALCTWACAMFTNNVAYAFQLAGYTCAIIAFPVINITDVNELWTIAQSRVCEVIVGILCGGFMMMILPSTSDGTTLLTALKNMHARLLEHASLLWVPETTDAIRAAHESVIGQILTMNLLRIQAFWSHYRFRRQNPLLNYLLHQQLRMTSVISSLRRMLLNWPDAPDNTRLTLEALLSELTNPRADTYSVARLLVPLAPGPNADYRHLAFWKRLRYFCRIYLESSRWIRRIENASAITEFNVPSAPALSRHTDQAEALWNGLRTFCALVAVGAWGISTQWEACAAALTLAAISCVLYSVSPSPFKSLTLLMRTLVLLSLFSFVVKFGLMVQITDLWQFLLFLFPLLITMQLLKLQMPKLAGLWGQLIVFMGSFISVTNPPVYDFASFLNDNLGKIIGVGLAWLAFAVISPGSDARKSRRHIRALRRHFVDQLSRHPQHSEHEFESLVYHHISQLSNSQDALARRWLLRWGVVLLNCSHVVWQLREWETRSDPLSQVRDMCISLLRDVMSERGVQQRPLASTLQELQRICDTLSHHHQPAAKELAAIIWRLYCSLSQLEQAPIAGTITERTT
- a CDS encoding alkene reductase: MSESKLFNPLKVGAITVPNRVFMAPLTRLRSIEPGDIPTPLMAEYYRQRASSGLIISEATQISAQAKGYAGAPGLHSPEQIAAWQKITAGVHAENGHIAVQLWHTGRISHNSLQPGGAAPVAPSALSAGTRTSLRDENGHAIRADTSMPRALETSEIPGIVDDFRQAVGNARDAGFDLVELHSAHGYLLHQFLSPSSNQRTDQYGGSVENRARLVLDVVDAVSKEWSADRIGIRVSPIGSFQNVDNGPDEEADALYLIEQLAKRGIAYLHMSEPDWAGGQPYSDAFRQKVRDRFPGAIIGAGAYTVEKANDLINKGLIDAVAFGRDYIANPDLVARLQKKAALNPQRPESFYGGGAEGYTDYPTL
- the slyA gene encoding transcriptional regulator SlyA translates to MKLESPLGSDLARLVRVWRALIDHRLKPLELTQTHWVTLHNIHQLPPEQSQIQLAKAIGIEQPSLVRTLDQLEEKGLISRQTCANDRRAKRIKLTEKAEPLINEMEEVIGKTRDEILAGVSKQEVETLLNLIRKLENNILDLQSKD
- a CDS encoding DUF1656 domain-containing protein, with protein sequence MKLSLNTPGLSLQDLVFGASIYFPPLFKAVVLGFFIWLIAHRQLRDWMYAGEIWHPLLMDLSLFALSVCLALVLLTLL
- a CDS encoding TetR/AcrR family transcriptional regulator, translating into MNRHSECDTREHILATGEQLCMHRGFTGMGLSELLKTAEVPKGSFYHYFRSKEAFGVTLLEHHYTGYLQHLVEHFDHGEGNYRDRLLAYYQHTLNQFYQQGMISGCLTVKLSAEVCDLSEDMRTAMDKGASQIIALLGEALEKGRREGSLQFDGDAITLSQVLYSLWLGANLQAKITRSATPLESALAHAKQIIAAPAI
- a CDS encoding aldo/keto reductase family oxidoreductase; translation: MVQRIAMAPQGPEFSRFVMGYWRLMDWNMSAESLAGFIEQHLDLGITTVDHADIYGDYRCEATFGEALKRVPHLRSRMEIVSKCGIATKARAENAIGHYITDRDHIILSAEQSLRNLATDHLDLLLIHRPDPLMDADDVAEAFMALHHSGKVRHFGVSNFTPAQFTLLQSRLPFTLATNQVELSPVHQPLLLDGTLDQLQQLRIRPMAWSCLGGGRLFNEESFQPLRDELAQVAQELNAESIEQVVYAWVLRLPSKPLPIIGSGKIERVRSAIVAEKLNMTRQQWFRIRKAALGYDVP
- a CDS encoding HlyD family secretion protein, which encodes MKKLKYLSTLIIAAIAIIAAWLVWNYYTQSPWTRDGKIRAEQVGITPQVSGSILQLNVKDNQLVKAGDVLFRIDDTPYRIAVLNAQAQLAKAKAGLAKTKAEQSKAASDVARRRSLSQNFISTEDMESVNTALNTANTNLEAAKAMVGVAQAALEHAQWQQTQTEIKAPVDGWITNLSTRVGDYATVGHPVFALVDSHSFYVLGYFEETKLRHIREGDSAQVILYSSKKTLQGHVSSIGRAIVDQSVEGGSELVANIKPNIPWVRLAQRVPVRIEFDKLPADITLVSGTTCTVSIGGQ